A window from Acinonyx jubatus isolate Ajub_Pintada_27869175 chromosome E1, VMU_Ajub_asm_v1.0, whole genome shotgun sequence encodes these proteins:
- the LOC106984300 gene encoding CMRF35-like molecule 8 isoform X2 produces the protein MRWPDQAVWLPLALLLLWVPGCSSISGPTSMTGTLGSSLIVQCSYEEQLRTHFKYWCKKPCFWKTVETKRSSKEVRNGRVSIRDHPANLTFIVTLENLTEDDAGTYRCGIDTSWLGGYLQDPAVHIVVSVIPAGIMAMPSSSSPTVPITMGATHSASSQEEFQQSQGVGLQVLLSLLALLLLLLGGSLFLAWRIVRKRVKAGENPKPLRTHSQNTLQGELYYANLELQARTLQGEPTQPRQEEVEYSTVLCVERRGSVLCGSRKRCDPCRMVPLNTFINNSSVEVCGIAMAWGALAERLGEGKGPDDRVSLVSETRTLRPRESRSLPMAPEPVAHFSGLLDDFIFNIKTYQ, from the exons ATGAGGTGGCCGGACCAGGCCGTGTGGCTGCCGTTGGCTCTGCTGCTTCTCTGGGTCCCAG GCTGTTCCTCTATAAGTGGCCCCACCTCCATGACGGGCACCTTGGGGAGTTCCCTGATCGTGCAGTGTTCATATGAAGAGCAATTAAGAACACATTTCAAATACTGGTGCAAAAAGCCATGTTTTTGGAAAACTGTGGAGACCAAACGGTCAAGCAAAGAAGTGAGGAATGGCCGCGTATCCATCAGGGACCATCCTGCAAACCTCACCTTCATAGTGACCTTGGAGAACCTCACAGAGGATGATGCAGGAACATACCGATGTGGGATCGATACGTCCTGGTTAGGAGGATATTTGCAAGACCCCGCCGTCCACATTGTGGTGTCTGTGATCCCAG CTGGAATCATGGCCATGCCGTCCTCATCCTCACCCACTGTCCCCATCACCATGGGAGCCACCCACAGTGCAAGCAGCCAAGAGGAGTTCCAGCAAAGCCAGGGCGTGGG GCTCCAAGTACTCCTTTCCTTGTTGGCgcttctgctgcttctgctgGGGGGAAGCTTGTTCCTGGCCTGGAGGATAGTTCGTAAGCGGGTCAAAG CTGGTGAGAATCCAAAGCCACTCCGGACCCATAGTCAG AATACTCTGCAAGGTGAGCTCTATTATGCGAATCTGGAGCTGCAGGCAAGGACGCTTCAGGGAGAGCCCACACAGCCGAGACAGGAAGAGGTAGAATACAGCACTGTG CTGTGTGTGGAGCGCAGAGGCTCAGTCCTGTGTGGCTCCAGGAAAAGATGTGACCCATGTAGGATGGTACCTCTGAATACCTTTATAAATAACAGCTCTGTGGAAGTGTGTGGGATTGCCATGGCATGGGGAGCActggcagagagactgggagaaggCAAAGGCCCTGATGATCGAGTCTCCCTGGTTTCAGAGACAAGgaccctgaggcccagagagagcagaagcTTGCCCATGGCTCCAGAGCCAGTGGCACATTTCTCTGGACTCTtggatgactttatttttaatattaagacaTATCAATAA
- the LOC106984300 gene encoding CMRF35-like molecule 8 isoform X3 encodes MRWPDQAVWLPLALLLLWVPGCSSISGPTSMTGTLGSSLIVQCSYEEQLRTHFKYWCKKPCFWKTVETKRSSKEVRNGRVSIRDHPANLTFIVTLENLTEDDAGTYRCGIDTSWLGGYLQDPAVHIVVSVIPATTSAPPASITVTQISTITAGIMAMPSSSSPTVPITMGATHSASSQEEFQQSQGVGLQVLLSLLALLLLLLGGSLFLAWRIVRKRVKAGENPKPLRTHSQNTLQGELYYANLELQARTLQGEPTQPRQEEVEYSTVKKPSLEELHYSLVAFDPESQDSKANKIPSRRTLEQETDYSVIKKT; translated from the exons ATGAGGTGGCCGGACCAGGCCGTGTGGCTGCCGTTGGCTCTGCTGCTTCTCTGGGTCCCAG GCTGTTCCTCTATAAGTGGCCCCACCTCCATGACGGGCACCTTGGGGAGTTCCCTGATCGTGCAGTGTTCATATGAAGAGCAATTAAGAACACATTTCAAATACTGGTGCAAAAAGCCATGTTTTTGGAAAACTGTGGAGACCAAACGGTCAAGCAAAGAAGTGAGGAATGGCCGCGTATCCATCAGGGACCATCCTGCAAACCTCACCTTCATAGTGACCTTGGAGAACCTCACAGAGGATGATGCAGGAACATACCGATGTGGGATCGATACGTCCTGGTTAGGAGGATATTTGCAAGACCCCGCCGTCCACATTGTGGTGTCTGTGATCCCAG CAACAACGTCTGCCCCACCCGCAAGCATCACTGTAACCCAGATCTCAACAATCACAGCTGGAATCATGGCCATGCCGTCCTCATCCTCACCCACTGTCCCCATCACCATGGGAGCCACCCACAGTGCAAGCAGCCAAGAGGAGTTCCAGCAAAGCCAGGGCGTGGG GCTCCAAGTACTCCTTTCCTTGTTGGCgcttctgctgcttctgctgGGGGGAAGCTTGTTCCTGGCCTGGAGGATAGTTCGTAAGCGGGTCAAAG CTGGTGAGAATCCAAAGCCACTCCGGACCCATAGTCAG AATACTCTGCAAGGTGAGCTCTATTATGCGAATCTGGAGCTGCAGGCAAGGACGCTTCAGGGAGAGCCCACACAGCCGAGACAGGAAGAGGTAGAATACAGCACTGTG AAGAAGCCTTCTCTGGAAGAACTTCACTACTCTTTGGTGGCATTTGACCCCGAGAGTCAGGATTCTAAGGCCAACAAGATTCCCTCCCGGAGGACCCTGGAACAGGAAACAGACTACAGCGTGATTAAGAAGACCTAA
- the LOC106984300 gene encoding CMRF35-like molecule 8 isoform X4, with the protein MRWPDQAVWLPLALLLLWVPGCSSISGPTSMTGTLGSSLIVQCSYEEQLRTHFKYWCKKPCFWKTVETKRSSKEVRNGRVSIRDHPANLTFIVTLENLTEDDAGTYRCGIDTSWLGGYLQDPAVHIVVSVIPATTSAPPASITVTQISTITAGIMAMPSSSSPTVPITMGATHSASSQEEFQQSQGVGLQVLLSLLALLLLLLGGSLFLAWRIVRKRVKAGENPKPLRTHSQNTLQGELYYANLELQARTLQGEPTQPRQEEVEYSTVVGWSGEQITAHQGLTAGAHHQMRHRKTHPKVLHFLYKQGPDVR; encoded by the exons ATGAGGTGGCCGGACCAGGCCGTGTGGCTGCCGTTGGCTCTGCTGCTTCTCTGGGTCCCAG GCTGTTCCTCTATAAGTGGCCCCACCTCCATGACGGGCACCTTGGGGAGTTCCCTGATCGTGCAGTGTTCATATGAAGAGCAATTAAGAACACATTTCAAATACTGGTGCAAAAAGCCATGTTTTTGGAAAACTGTGGAGACCAAACGGTCAAGCAAAGAAGTGAGGAATGGCCGCGTATCCATCAGGGACCATCCTGCAAACCTCACCTTCATAGTGACCTTGGAGAACCTCACAGAGGATGATGCAGGAACATACCGATGTGGGATCGATACGTCCTGGTTAGGAGGATATTTGCAAGACCCCGCCGTCCACATTGTGGTGTCTGTGATCCCAG CAACAACGTCTGCCCCACCCGCAAGCATCACTGTAACCCAGATCTCAACAATCACAGCTGGAATCATGGCCATGCCGTCCTCATCCTCACCCACTGTCCCCATCACCATGGGAGCCACCCACAGTGCAAGCAGCCAAGAGGAGTTCCAGCAAAGCCAGGGCGTGGG GCTCCAAGTACTCCTTTCCTTGTTGGCgcttctgctgcttctgctgGGGGGAAGCTTGTTCCTGGCCTGGAGGATAGTTCGTAAGCGGGTCAAAG CTGGTGAGAATCCAAAGCCACTCCGGACCCATAGTCAG AATACTCTGCAAGGTGAGCTCTATTATGCGAATCTGGAGCTGCAGGCAAGGACGCTTCAGGGAGAGCCCACACAGCCGAGACAGGAAGAGGTAGAATACAGCACTGTG gTTGGTTGGAGCGGGGAGCAAATCACAGCACACCAAGGGCTCACAGCAGGTGCACATCACCAAATGAGACATCGGAAGACACATCCAAAAGTCCTCCACTTCCTGTATAAACAAGGGCCAGATGTCAGATGA
- the LOC106984300 gene encoding CMRF35-like molecule 8 isoform X1, whose protein sequence is MRWPDQAVWLPLALLLLWVPGCSSISGPTSMTGTLGSSLIVQCSYEEQLRTHFKYWCKKPCFWKTVETKRSSKEVRNGRVSIRDHPANLTFIVTLENLTEDDAGTYRCGIDTSWLGGYLQDPAVHIVVSVIPATTSAPPASITVTQISTITAGIMAMPSSSSPTVPITMGATHSASSQEEFQQSQGVGLQVLLSLLALLLLLLGGSLFLAWRIVRKRVKAGENPKPLRTHSQNTLQGELYYANLELQARTLQGEPTQPRQEEVEYSTVLCVERRGSVLCGSRKRCDPCRMVPLNTFINNSSVEVCGIAMAWGALAERLGEGKGPDDRVSLVSETRTLRPRESRSLPMAPEPVAHFSGLLDDFIFNIKTYQ, encoded by the exons ATGAGGTGGCCGGACCAGGCCGTGTGGCTGCCGTTGGCTCTGCTGCTTCTCTGGGTCCCAG GCTGTTCCTCTATAAGTGGCCCCACCTCCATGACGGGCACCTTGGGGAGTTCCCTGATCGTGCAGTGTTCATATGAAGAGCAATTAAGAACACATTTCAAATACTGGTGCAAAAAGCCATGTTTTTGGAAAACTGTGGAGACCAAACGGTCAAGCAAAGAAGTGAGGAATGGCCGCGTATCCATCAGGGACCATCCTGCAAACCTCACCTTCATAGTGACCTTGGAGAACCTCACAGAGGATGATGCAGGAACATACCGATGTGGGATCGATACGTCCTGGTTAGGAGGATATTTGCAAGACCCCGCCGTCCACATTGTGGTGTCTGTGATCCCAG CAACAACGTCTGCCCCACCCGCAAGCATCACTGTAACCCAGATCTCAACAATCACAGCTGGAATCATGGCCATGCCGTCCTCATCCTCACCCACTGTCCCCATCACCATGGGAGCCACCCACAGTGCAAGCAGCCAAGAGGAGTTCCAGCAAAGCCAGGGCGTGGG GCTCCAAGTACTCCTTTCCTTGTTGGCgcttctgctgcttctgctgGGGGGAAGCTTGTTCCTGGCCTGGAGGATAGTTCGTAAGCGGGTCAAAG CTGGTGAGAATCCAAAGCCACTCCGGACCCATAGTCAG AATACTCTGCAAGGTGAGCTCTATTATGCGAATCTGGAGCTGCAGGCAAGGACGCTTCAGGGAGAGCCCACACAGCCGAGACAGGAAGAGGTAGAATACAGCACTGTG CTGTGTGTGGAGCGCAGAGGCTCAGTCCTGTGTGGCTCCAGGAAAAGATGTGACCCATGTAGGATGGTACCTCTGAATACCTTTATAAATAACAGCTCTGTGGAAGTGTGTGGGATTGCCATGGCATGGGGAGCActggcagagagactgggagaaggCAAAGGCCCTGATGATCGAGTCTCCCTGGTTTCAGAGACAAGgaccctgaggcccagagagagcagaagcTTGCCCATGGCTCCAGAGCCAGTGGCACATTTCTCTGGACTCTtggatgactttatttttaatattaagacaTATCAATAA
- the LOC106984300 gene encoding uncharacterized protein LOC106984300 isoform X5, which translates to MWDRYVLVRRIFARPRRPHCGVCDPRYWQVAGESDSDIPGLICVSAPATTSAPPASITVTQISTITAGIMAMPSSSSPTVPITMGATHSASSQEEFQQSQGVGLQVLLSLLALLLLLLGGSLFLAWRIVRKRVKAGENPKPLRTHSQNTLQGELYYANLELQARTLQGEPTQPRQEEVEYSTVLCVERRGSVLCGSRKRCDPCRMVPLNTFINNSSVEVCGIAMAWGALAERLGEGKGPDDRVSLVSETRTLRPRESRSLPMAPEPVAHFSGLLDDFIFNIKTYQ; encoded by the exons ATGTGGGATCGATACGTCCTGGTTAGGAGGATATTTGCAAGACCCCGCCGTCCACATTGTGGTGTCTGTGATCCCAG GTATTGGCAAGTAGCGGGAGAGTCCGATAGCGATATCCCGGGTCTCATTTGTGTTTCCGCGCCAGCAACAACGTCTGCCCCACCCGCAAGCATCACTGTAACCCAGATCTCAACAATCACAGCTGGAATCATGGCCATGCCGTCCTCATCCTCACCCACTGTCCCCATCACCATGGGAGCCACCCACAGTGCAAGCAGCCAAGAGGAGTTCCAGCAAAGCCAGGGCGTGGG GCTCCAAGTACTCCTTTCCTTGTTGGCgcttctgctgcttctgctgGGGGGAAGCTTGTTCCTGGCCTGGAGGATAGTTCGTAAGCGGGTCAAAG CTGGTGAGAATCCAAAGCCACTCCGGACCCATAGTCAG AATACTCTGCAAGGTGAGCTCTATTATGCGAATCTGGAGCTGCAGGCAAGGACGCTTCAGGGAGAGCCCACACAGCCGAGACAGGAAGAGGTAGAATACAGCACTGTG CTGTGTGTGGAGCGCAGAGGCTCAGTCCTGTGTGGCTCCAGGAAAAGATGTGACCCATGTAGGATGGTACCTCTGAATACCTTTATAAATAACAGCTCTGTGGAAGTGTGTGGGATTGCCATGGCATGGGGAGCActggcagagagactgggagaaggCAAAGGCCCTGATGATCGAGTCTCCCTGGTTTCAGAGACAAGgaccctgaggcccagagagagcagaagcTTGCCCATGGCTCCAGAGCCAGTGGCACATTTCTCTGGACTCTtggatgactttatttttaatattaagacaTATCAATAA